DNA from Propionispora vibrioides:
GCGGAACTCCGTCTTCGTCCGGCTTGTAAGCCCGATACTCGTCGGGAGAAACAGTCGGCTTTTTCCGGTTAACAACTTCCACTTCGGACAACTCTGGCAATTCGACCCGCTCCCGCATATGACCAATTACCTCATCCAACAACAAAATTACCGGTGTACGGAATTTTTCCGCAAAATTAACGGCTTTTACCGCGACATCAAAAGCTTCTCGCACCGACCCCGGCGACAAGGCAATCACACCCCGGTCACCATGAGTACCCCAGCGAGCCTGCATGACATCGCCCTGCGACGGAGATGTCGGCAGGCCGGTGCTTGGACCGGAACGCTGCACATTGACTACGACCAGCGGCAATTCGGCCATCGCCGCATAGCCAATCAATTCCTGTTTGAGGGAAAACCCCGGTCCGCTGGTAGCCGTTATGGCCTTGGCACCAGCCAGGGAAGCGCCAATAATCGCTCCCATACTGGCAATTTCATCTTCCATCTGAATAAATTTTCCACCCATACGAGGGAGTTTTTCAGCTAGAAATTCTGCTATTTCCGTGCTTGGCGTAATCGGATAGCCGGCAAAAAACGTAACGCCTGCGGCTAAAACCCCTTCTGCACAAGCCTGATTACCCTGCATTAAGCAAGCTTTGCTCATACCTTCTCCCCCTTGTCCTCTTTCGTTACTTTTATCGCTAAATCAGGACAGCGTAATTCACACAGACTACAGCAAATACACTTATCCTCATCTTTTACATACACTTTGCCAACTTCGTCCAGGTCCAGAACCTGTTTTGGACAAAAGGCTATGCAAATACCGCATCCCTTACAAAACTTACGGTTGACAGTCAGCGTCATATTCCTACCCCCTCACATGCCTAAGCTAGAAGAACAAATGTCTACCGTTTATCATTATACATCACAACCGGGCTACTATTCCATACCTAAAATGCAGATTTTCCCCATAAATACTTGATTTTTCTCCAAAAGCAAGCCAAGTTCCGAACTTTTAAATATTCACAATAAAATAGTAAATATTCACCACCTAGCCATAAATCAATAGTTTTAACGGCCAAAGGAGTCAGATATAACCGCCCCATTTTCATTTCCCCATATTCAACAGAAAACTCGCCGCGTCAAGTGTAACAAGGCACTAAGCAGTTTCTTAATACTTTACTAAAAGATAACGCAATATTAACGGAAACTTTGCAGAAATATGTAATGATTAGGGTGGCGGATAAAGCATCCGGTACACCACCGGCCAACACGCCGAGACTCGGTTCATAAACCAACGGTACACCGACTAAATTGCAAGCACACCGAGGAGGGTTACCCATGGAATTACGGGAAGGAAAGTACCTGCTAAAGCTGGCGGAAACACCGGCAGAGAAAGACCAGATTTATCTCCTTCGCTACCGTGTCTACTGTCAGGAACTCAATTTTTCAGGAAAAAAATATGAATATGCAAATACCAACCGCGAATACGATTATTTTGATCAGCTATGCGATCATCTGATCATCCGGGACGAAGAAAACGATTGCTGTGCCGGTACATTCCGTTTTTTGCCTGGCAGCCGGCTGGCATCACGCGAAACATTTTATTCGGAACAATGGTTTGATATTGGAGTGCTGCGCAATCAGCGGAGCCGCATTCTTGAGCTTGGCCGCGCCTGCATCGACGCCCAGTACAGAAATACCGTCGTGTTTAAGCTACTGTTTTCCGGCGTTGCCGCCTATTTGCGACTATATCCCCATGACTATTTGATCGGACTTACCACGCTGCCGGGCAATGCCAAGAACGATATCGGCCTGATCTCCCATTATCTGGCCGCCACCGCTGCCATCAATACAGGCTGGGGAATCAAACCCAAACGACGGCATTTACTGCCGGTTACCCAGGATACATTGGCGCCGGCCGGGGCCAACCAGCGAAAAGTTATTAAAAAGATGTCGACTCTTATGTT
Protein-coding regions in this window:
- a CDS encoding 2-oxoacid:acceptor oxidoreductase subunit alpha, whose protein sequence is MSKACLMQGNQACAEGVLAAGVTFFAGYPITPSTEIAEFLAEKLPRMGGKFIQMEDEIASMGAIIGASLAGAKAITATSGPGFSLKQELIGYAAMAELPLVVVNVQRSGPSTGLPTSPSQGDVMQARWGTHGDRGVIALSPGSVREAFDVAVKAVNFAEKFRTPVILLLDEVIGHMRERVELPELSEVEVVNRKKPTVSPDEYRAYKPDEDGVPPMAPFGEGYFYHVTGLVHNYEGQPSQSAAVTDELVRRLHTKIERAQAELTLYTEHFLEDAEVIVVAYGGSSRAAIAAVKAARKQGVKAGLLKLITLWPFPAALLQQKAQKTKKIIVPEMNYGQLACEIERYVKQEKVVSVTKVDGTFFSPDDILRPILAAGGLE
- a CDS encoding 4Fe-4S dicluster domain-containing protein; translated protein: MTLTVNRKFCKGCGICIAFCPKQVLDLDEVGKVYVKDEDKCICCSLCELRCPDLAIKVTKEDKGEKV
- a CDS encoding GNAT family N-acetyltransferase, encoding MELREGKYLLKLAETPAEKDQIYLLRYRVYCQELNFSGKKYEYANTNREYDYFDQLCDHLIIRDEENDCCAGTFRFLPGSRLASRETFYSEQWFDIGVLRNQRSRILELGRACIDAQYRNTVVFKLLFSGVAAYLRLYPHDYLIGLTTLPGNAKNDIGLISHYLAATAAINTGWGIKPKRRHLLPVTQDTLAPAGANQRKVIKKMSTLMFAYYKYGASFSSEPSVDMDFDPPVFDFFTVIDAQKIPAWA